Proteins encoded by one window of Mustelus asterias chromosome 9, sMusAst1.hap1.1, whole genome shotgun sequence:
- the c9h11orf96 gene encoding uncharacterized protein C11orf96 homolog: MAGSKQGEVVGISTSYQAVMPSLAGIAEEFPQSLRRQLQKGKLKQRRPREARFKTQPVTFDEIQEVEEEGVSALEEEKAKKSFLQSLECLRRSAQNSRLHKSNLSNCKLRYSLDSSDSDSAH; the protein is encoded by the coding sequence ATGGCCGGCTCCAAGCAGGGCGAGGTGGTGGGTATCAGCACCAGTTACCAGGCGGTGATGCCCAGCCTCGCCGGGATTGCAGAGGAATTCCCGCAGTCGCTGCGCCGCCAGCTGCAGAAAGGCAAACTGAAGCAGCGGAGACCCCGGGAGGCCAGGTTCAAAACCCAGCCCGTCACCTTCGACGAGAtccaggaggtggaggaggaagggGTCTCGGCCCTGGAGGAGGAGAAAGCCAAGAAGTCCTTTCTGCAGTCGCTGGAGTGCCTTCGGAGGAGCGCCCAGAACTCGCGGCTCCACAAGTCCAATCTCAGCAACTGCAAACTGAGATACAGCCTGGATTCCAGCGACTCGGATTCCGCCCACTGA